A single region of the Streptomyces sp. ITFR-16 genome encodes:
- the rsmH gene encoding 16S rRNA (cytosine(1402)-N(4))-methyltransferase RsmH, whose translation MSQTRHVPVMLQRCLDLLAPALEAAGPQPPVVVDCTLGLGGHSEALLSAFPTARLIALDRDKEALRLSGERLAPYGDRATLVHAVYDELPEVLDRLGVPKVQGVLFDLGVSSMQLDEADRGFAYAQDAPLDMRMDQTTGIGAAEVLNTYPPGELVRILRAYGEEKQAKRIVSAVVREREKEPFSNSARLVELIRDSLPQAAKRTGGNPAKRTFQALRIEVNGELTVLERAIPAAVGSLAVGGRIAVLSYHSLEDRLVKQVFAAGAANTAPPGLPVVPERYQPRLKLLTRGAELPTEEEVAENRRAAPARLRGAQRIREEER comes from the coding sequence ATGAGCCAGACCCGACACGTCCCGGTGATGCTCCAGCGATGCCTGGACCTGTTGGCCCCGGCTCTGGAGGCGGCGGGCCCGCAGCCGCCCGTGGTCGTCGACTGCACCCTGGGACTCGGCGGGCACAGCGAAGCGCTCCTCTCCGCCTTCCCCACCGCCCGGCTGATCGCGCTGGACCGGGACAAGGAGGCGCTGCGGCTCTCCGGCGAACGCCTCGCGCCCTACGGCGACCGCGCCACACTCGTGCACGCCGTCTACGACGAACTGCCCGAGGTGCTCGACCGGCTCGGCGTCCCCAAGGTCCAGGGGGTCCTGTTCGACCTCGGGGTCTCCTCGATGCAGCTGGACGAGGCCGACCGAGGCTTCGCGTACGCCCAGGACGCCCCCCTCGACATGCGGATGGACCAGACGACCGGGATCGGCGCGGCCGAGGTGCTCAACACCTACCCGCCGGGCGAGCTGGTGCGGATCCTGCGGGCGTACGGCGAGGAGAAGCAGGCGAAGCGGATCGTCTCCGCCGTCGTGCGCGAGCGCGAGAAGGAGCCCTTCAGCAACAGCGCCAGACTCGTCGAGCTGATCCGCGACTCGCTGCCGCAGGCCGCCAAGCGCACCGGCGGCAACCCCGCCAAGCGCACCTTCCAGGCCCTGCGCATCGAGGTCAACGGCGAGCTCACCGTGCTGGAGCGGGCGATCCCGGCCGCCGTCGGGAGCCTCGCCGTCGGCGGACGCATCGCCGTCCTGTCGTACCACTCGCTGGAGGACCGGCTGGTCAAGCAGGTGTTCGCGGCAGGCGCCGCCAACACCGCCCCGCCCGGTCTGCCGGTCGTCCCCGAGCGCTACCAGCCCCGGCTGAAGCTGCTCACCCGAGGCGCGGAGCTGCCCACCGAGGAGGAGGTCGCCGAGAACCGGCGCGCCGCCCCCGCCCGGCTGCGCGGCGCCCAGCGCATCCGCGAGGAGGAGCGATGA
- a CDS encoding DUF58 domain-containing protein codes for MAAGGPVPMDDSDDKGGLRAALGGLTTRGRSFLAAGVAAAVCAYVLGQADLLRVGLLLAVLPLVCVTVLYRTRYRVAGTRRLSPSRVPAGAEARVHLRVDNVSRLPTGLLMLQDRVPYVLGPRPRFVLDRVEAGGRREVSYRVRSDLRGRYPLGPLQLRLSDPFGMCELTRSFSAYDTLVVIPRTEPLPPVRLAGEATGYGEGRQRSLALAGEDDVIPRGYRHGDDLRRVHWRSTARYGELMVRREEQPQRARCTVLLDTRQIAYQGAGPDSAFEWAVSGAASVLVHMLERGFAVRLLTDNGTVVPGEGESGFAGATQDSADAAGLMMDTLAEVDHSDGGGLSRAYDVLRGGNEGLLIAFLGELDEEQAAVAARMRQRSGGAVAFVLDSAAWVHGESPATREASEQRLRRLRESGWTAVPVRPGTALAGLWQQAGHHGSLTQSAAVGGTTGGTTGFSGGWS; via the coding sequence ATGGCCGCCGGGGGGCCGGTCCCGATGGACGACAGCGACGACAAGGGCGGTCTGCGCGCCGCGCTGGGCGGGCTGACCACCCGGGGGCGCTCCTTCCTCGCGGCCGGTGTCGCGGCGGCGGTCTGCGCCTATGTGCTGGGCCAGGCGGACCTGCTGCGGGTCGGACTGCTGCTCGCCGTGCTGCCGCTGGTGTGTGTGACCGTGCTCTACCGGACCCGGTACCGCGTCGCGGGCACCCGGCGGCTCTCCCCCTCACGGGTGCCGGCGGGTGCCGAGGCGCGCGTCCATCTGCGCGTGGACAACGTCTCGCGGCTGCCCACGGGCCTGCTGATGCTCCAGGACCGGGTGCCGTACGTGCTCGGGCCCCGGCCCCGCTTCGTGCTGGACCGGGTGGAGGCGGGCGGGCGGCGCGAGGTGTCCTACCGGGTGCGCTCGGACCTGCGCGGGCGCTACCCGCTCGGTCCGCTCCAGCTGCGGCTGAGCGACCCGTTCGGGATGTGCGAGCTGACGCGTTCCTTCAGCGCGTACGACACCCTGGTGGTCATCCCCCGGACCGAGCCGCTGCCGCCGGTGCGGCTGGCGGGCGAGGCGACCGGGTACGGCGAGGGCCGTCAGCGCTCGCTGGCGCTGGCCGGCGAGGACGACGTGATCCCGCGCGGCTACCGGCACGGCGACGATCTGCGCCGCGTCCACTGGCGCTCCACCGCGCGCTACGGCGAGCTGATGGTGCGCCGCGAGGAGCAGCCGCAGCGCGCCAGGTGCACGGTGCTGCTGGACACGCGGCAGATCGCCTACCAGGGCGCGGGTCCCGACTCGGCGTTCGAGTGGGCCGTCTCCGGGGCGGCCTCCGTCCTGGTGCACATGCTGGAGCGGGGCTTCGCGGTCCGGCTGCTGACGGACAATGGGACGGTGGTGCCGGGCGAGGGCGAGAGCGGCTTCGCCGGTGCCACCCAGGACTCCGCGGACGCGGCCGGTCTGATGATGGACACCCTGGCCGAGGTGGACCACTCCGACGGAGGCGGTCTCTCCCGCGCCTACGACGTGCTGCGCGGCGGCAACGAGGGCCTGCTGATCGCCTTCCTCGGCGAGCTGGACGAGGAGCAGGCGGCCGTGGCGGCCCGGATGCGGCAGCGCAGCGGCGGGGCCGTCGCGTTCGTCCTCGACAGCGCCGCCTGGGTGCACGGCGAGAGCCCGGCCACCCGGGAGGCGTCCGAGCAGCGGCTGCGGCGGCTGCGCGAGTCGGGGTGGACGGCGGTGCCCGTGCGGCCCGGCACGGCTCTCGCCGGGCTGTGGCAGCAGGCGGGTCATCACGGCTCGCTGACGCAGTCCGCCGCGGTCGGCGGCACGACGGGCGGTACGACGGGATTCTCCGGTGGTTGGTCATGA
- a CDS encoding carbonic anhydrase — MSTSAHSPAEPAVPTVTDRLVEANGRYASEFTDPGMDAKPVLRVAVVACMDARLDLHKALGLALGDCHTIRNAGGVVTDDVIRSLSISQRALGTRSVILIHHTNCGMESITEEFRQELEMEVGQRPAWAVEAYKDADQDVRQSMQRVRTSPFLLHTDDVRGFVFDVTTGLLREIPPAV, encoded by the coding sequence ATGTCGACTTCCGCGCACTCCCCCGCCGAGCCCGCCGTCCCCACGGTCACCGACCGCCTGGTCGAAGCGAACGGGCGCTACGCGTCTGAGTTCACCGACCCCGGCATGGACGCGAAGCCGGTGCTGCGCGTCGCCGTCGTCGCCTGCATGGACGCCCGGCTCGACCTGCACAAGGCGCTCGGCCTGGCCCTGGGCGACTGCCACACCATCCGCAACGCGGGCGGCGTGGTCACCGACGACGTGATCCGCTCGCTGTCGATCAGCCAGCGGGCCCTCGGCACCCGCAGCGTGATACTGATCCACCACACCAACTGCGGCATGGAGTCGATCACCGAGGAGTTCCGGCAGGAACTGGAGATGGAGGTCGGCCAGCGGCCGGCCTGGGCGGTGGAGGCCTACAAGGACGCCGACCAGGACGTGCGGCAGTCGATGCAGCGCGTGCGCACCTCGCCGTTCCTGCTGCACACCGACGACGTGCGCGGTTTCGTCTTCGACGTGACCACCGGTCTGCTGCGCGAGATCCCGCCGGCCGTCTGA
- a CDS encoding DUF3488 and transglutaminase-like domain-containing protein — protein MSGRGRLALCAFAATLMAACSMLPLVDPVTWILQAAFMLAVVSGAGALCRRVPLPRVLTVAAQLLVMLVLLTVAFARQQALAGLVPGPQAVRQLADLLTAGADDVGRYAIPAPATPGIRLMLVGGVLLVGLAVDVLAVTFRSAAPAGLPLLALYSVAAGLSDGGADWLWFLLAACGYLLLLLAEGRDRLSQWGRVFAGAAGSGNGLPSGIDSPGLGALAPVRTGRRIGALALGIALVVPAALPALDGGLLAGTAGGNGKGGGGGTISAVNPLVSLQNNLNQPENREVISYRTNSEDTQGFYLRILALDQFNGNEWRASTRSLKDVPKRMPDPAGLAPDVAVTEIRSNISASPSYRQTYLPLPYPATEVRIGGRWRFEPEGRTLVGDDGETTGGARYTVSSLEVQPTAAQLARAGAAPAALLREYTRVPDSLPKVVAQTADEVTKGAANAYEQAVKLQNYFSTDGGFTYDTSVNSGTGSAAIARFLKDKEGFCVHFSFTMAAMARTLGIPARVAVGFTPGTAQSDGSVSVGLRDAHAWPELYFEGIGWTRFEPTPTRGSTPTYTLPDAPSGDTADPARPETGASAPVPVAPSASDSCPAQMRKQGECGSTEMPGAVAPTGGGTSAGSVLGIALVALLVLLIPLLPAAWRVRVRARRLGSSAGRTPADATARTLSAWLEITDSAWDHGIEPDESQTPRKSAARLVRLGRLDTEAAAAVHRVAGAVEQVLYAPRPLPASGLAEDVGTVRAGLRAPAGRFARFRAVMAPRSAVRVVWALSERRAALAGRWRMPRRPAWARRLSRQGG, from the coding sequence ATGAGCGGTCGTGGTCGGCTGGCGCTGTGCGCCTTTGCGGCGACGCTGATGGCGGCGTGTTCGATGCTGCCGCTGGTCGACCCGGTCACCTGGATTCTGCAGGCCGCGTTCATGCTGGCCGTCGTGAGCGGTGCGGGCGCGCTCTGCCGCCGGGTGCCGCTGCCCCGGGTCCTGACGGTCGCCGCGCAGCTGCTGGTCATGCTGGTGCTGCTGACCGTGGCCTTCGCCCGGCAGCAGGCCCTGGCCGGGCTGGTCCCGGGGCCGCAGGCCGTGCGGCAGCTCGCGGATCTGCTGACGGCGGGCGCGGACGACGTCGGACGGTACGCGATTCCGGCGCCGGCCACCCCGGGCATCCGGCTGATGCTGGTGGGCGGTGTGCTGCTGGTCGGGCTCGCGGTGGACGTGCTGGCGGTGACGTTCCGCAGCGCCGCGCCCGCCGGGCTGCCCCTGCTGGCGCTCTACTCGGTCGCCGCGGGCCTCTCGGACGGCGGCGCGGACTGGCTGTGGTTCCTGCTGGCCGCCTGCGGCTATCTGCTGCTTCTGCTGGCCGAGGGGCGGGACCGGCTCTCCCAGTGGGGCCGGGTCTTCGCCGGTGCGGCCGGGTCCGGGAACGGGCTGCCCTCCGGGATCGACTCCCCGGGCCTCGGGGCGCTCGCCCCGGTGCGCACGGGCCGGCGGATCGGGGCCCTGGCGCTGGGCATCGCGCTGGTCGTGCCGGCGGCGCTGCCCGCGCTCGACGGCGGTCTGCTGGCCGGTACGGCCGGCGGGAACGGCAAGGGGGGAGGCGGCGGCACGATCTCCGCGGTGAACCCCCTGGTCTCGCTCCAGAACAACCTGAACCAGCCGGAGAACCGGGAGGTGATCTCGTACCGCACCAACTCCGAGGACACCCAGGGCTTCTATCTGCGCATCCTGGCCCTGGACCAGTTCAACGGGAACGAGTGGCGTGCCTCGACCCGGAGTCTGAAGGATGTGCCGAAGCGGATGCCGGACCCGGCCGGCCTCGCCCCGGACGTCGCCGTGACGGAGATCAGGTCGAACATCTCCGCCTCGCCCTCGTACCGGCAGACCTATCTGCCGCTCCCCTATCCGGCCACCGAGGTCAGGATCGGCGGGCGCTGGCGCTTCGAGCCGGAGGGGCGCACCCTCGTCGGGGACGACGGTGAGACGACCGGCGGCGCCCGGTACACGGTCTCCAGCCTGGAGGTGCAGCCGACGGCGGCCCAGCTCGCCCGGGCGGGCGCGGCCCCGGCGGCGCTGCTGCGCGAGTACACCCGGGTGCCCGACTCCCTGCCGAAGGTGGTCGCGCAGACGGCCGACGAGGTGACGAAGGGCGCGGCCAACGCCTACGAGCAGGCGGTGAAGCTGCAGAACTACTTCTCCACCGACGGCGGGTTCACCTACGACACCTCGGTGAACTCGGGGACCGGCAGCGCCGCGATCGCCCGCTTCCTGAAGGACAAGGAGGGCTTCTGCGTCCACTTCTCCTTCACGATGGCCGCGATGGCGCGGACGCTGGGCATCCCGGCCCGGGTCGCGGTGGGGTTCACCCCCGGCACCGCGCAGTCGGACGGTTCGGTCTCGGTCGGCCTGCGCGACGCGCACGCCTGGCCCGAGCTGTATTTCGAGGGCATCGGCTGGACCCGCTTCGAGCCGACGCCGACACGTGGCTCCACCCCCACGTACACCCTGCCGGACGCCCCGTCCGGTGACACGGCGGATCCGGCCCGGCCGGAGACGGGTGCCTCGGCGCCGGTTCCGGTGGCGCCGTCCGCGTCCGACAGCTGCCCGGCCCAGATGCGCAAGCAGGGTGAGTGCGGGAGCACGGAGATGCCCGGTGCCGTGGCGCCGACGGGTGGCGGGACGTCGGCCGGTTCCGTGCTCGGCATCGCCCTGGTGGCCCTGCTCGTGCTGCTGATTCCGCTGCTGCCGGCGGCCTGGCGGGTCAGGGTACGGGCCCGGAGGCTGGGCTCCTCCGCCGGGCGCACCCCGGCCGACGCGACGGCGCGGACGCTGTCGGCGTGGCTGGAGATCACCGACTCGGCGTGGGACCACGGCATCGAGCCGGACGAGTCGCAGACCCCGCGCAAGTCCGCGGCCCGGCTGGTGCGGCTGGGGCGGCTCGACACCGAGGCGGCCGCGGCCGTGCACCGGGTGGCGGGCGCGGTGGAGCAGGTGCTCTACGCGCCCCGGCCGCTCCCGGCGTCGGGGCTCGCGGAGGATGTGGGGACGGTACGGGCGGGGCTGCGGGCCCCGGCCGGCCGGTTCGCCCGGTTCCGCGCGGTCATGGCGCCGCGCTCGGCCGTCCGGGTGGTGTGGGCCCTGTCCGAACGGCGGGCGGCACTGGCCGGGCGGTGGCGGATGCCGCGGCGTCCCGCGTGGGCGCGCCGGCTGTCCCGCCAGGGCGGCTGA
- a CDS encoding MoxR family ATPase yields the protein MTTYDDRASLTDLTTTAERVRRSVERVIEGKPEVVRLSLTVLLAEGHLLIEDVPGVGKTMLAKALARSIDCSVRRIQFTPDLLPSDITGVSIYDQQRRDFEFKPGAIFAQIVIGDEINRASPKTQSALLESMEERQVTIDGHTYELPDPFMVVATQNPVEMEGTYPLPEAQRDRFMARVSIGYPSAEAELQMLDVHGGVSPLDDLQPVAHAHDIVKLIDAVRTVHVADAVRRYAVQLVGATRNHPDLRLGASPRATLHLLRAAKASAALSGRDYCLPDDVQALAVAVLAHRLLPTAQAQLNRRTAEQVVLEILQQTPVPTAAGGTAVTPPQHQPGPAYGGRQQPGVRRL from the coding sequence GTGACGACCTATGACGATCGAGCGAGCCTCACAGATCTGACGACCACCGCGGAGCGGGTGCGCAGGTCGGTGGAGCGTGTGATCGAGGGCAAGCCGGAGGTCGTACGGCTTTCGCTGACCGTGCTGCTCGCGGAGGGGCACCTCCTGATCGAGGACGTCCCCGGCGTCGGCAAGACCATGCTGGCCAAGGCGCTGGCCCGGTCCATCGACTGCTCGGTGCGGCGCATCCAGTTCACACCGGACCTGCTGCCCTCGGACATCACCGGTGTGTCCATCTACGACCAGCAGCGCCGCGACTTCGAGTTCAAACCGGGCGCGATCTTCGCCCAGATCGTGATCGGCGACGAGATCAACCGCGCCTCGCCCAAGACCCAGTCCGCGCTGCTGGAGTCGATGGAGGAGCGCCAGGTCACCATCGACGGGCACACCTACGAGCTGCCCGACCCCTTCATGGTCGTCGCCACGCAGAACCCGGTGGAGATGGAGGGCACCTATCCGCTGCCCGAGGCCCAGCGCGACCGCTTCATGGCCCGGGTGTCGATCGGCTATCCGAGCGCGGAGGCCGAGCTCCAGATGCTCGATGTGCACGGCGGCGTCTCACCGCTCGACGACCTCCAGCCCGTGGCCCACGCGCACGACATCGTGAAGCTGATCGACGCGGTGCGCACGGTGCATGTCGCCGACGCCGTACGGCGGTACGCGGTGCAGCTCGTCGGCGCCACGCGCAACCACCCCGACCTCAGACTCGGCGCCTCGCCGCGCGCCACGCTGCATCTGCTGCGCGCCGCGAAGGCCTCCGCCGCGCTGAGCGGCCGGGACTACTGCCTGCCCGACGATGTGCAGGCCCTGGCCGTCGCGGTGCTCGCCCACCGGCTGCTGCCCACCGCACAGGCCCAGCTCAACCGCCGCACCGCCGAGCAGGTCGTGCTGGAGATCCTCCAGCAGACCCCGGTGCCCACGGCCGCCGGAGGCACGGCCGTCACGCCCCCGCAGCACCAGCCGGGCCCGGCGTACGGCGGCCGGCAGCAGCCCGGCGTACGGCGGCTCTGA